A window of the Cannabis sativa cultivar Pink pepper isolate KNU-18-1 chromosome X, ASM2916894v1, whole genome shotgun sequence genome harbors these coding sequences:
- the LOC115722026 gene encoding serine/threonine-protein kinase SRK2A isoform X2 produces the protein MSTMERYEIVKDIGSGNFGVARLVRDKGTRELFAVKFIERGQKIDEHVRREIMNHRSLKHPNIVRFKEVLLTPTHLAIVMEYAAGGELFERICTAGRFSEDEARFFFQQLISGVSYCHSMQICHRDLKLENTLLDGSTAPRVKICDFGYSKSSVLHSQPKSTVGTPAYIAPEVLSKKEYDGKIADVWSCGVTLYVMLVGAYPFEDPEDPRNFTKTIGRILSVHYSIPDYVRISLE, from the exons ATGAGTACCATGGAGCGTTATGAGATTGTGAAAGATATTGGGTCTGGGAATTTTGGTGTGGCAAGGCTGGTCAGGGATAAGGGGACAAGAGAGCTTTTTGCTGTTAAGTTCATTGAGAGAGGCCAGAAG ATTGATGAACACGTACGAAGAGAGATCATGAACCACAGGTCATTAAAACATCCTAATATTGTTAGATTCAAAGAG gtACTTTTAACTCCAACTCATCTGGCCATTGTGATGGAGTATGCTGCTGGTGGAGAGCTCTTTGAAAGAATATGCACTGCTGGTAGATTTAGTGAAGATGAG GCAAGATTTTTCTTTCAACAACTAATATCAGGAGTCAGTTACTGTCATTCAATG CAAATATGTCATAGAGATCTTAAACTTGAAAATACTCTCCTAGATGGCAGCACAGCTCCCAGagtgaaaatatgtgattttggatACTCAAAG TCATCTGTGCTGCATTCTCAGCCAAAATCTACTGTTGGTACACCAGCTTACATTGCACCTGAGGTCCTCTCTAAAAAGGAGTATGATGGAAAG ATTGCAGATGTTTGGTCATGTGGGGTAACCTTATATGTGATGTTAGTGGGTGCTTATCCTTTTGAGGATCCAGAAGACCCAAGAAACTTTACAAAAACAATTGGG